AACTACAACAAGGATATTGCTAAAAATAAATTAGGTGACGTAGAGGTTCTTTCTGTAAAAAATACAGACAATGCTCTCTTCAGAATGTACTACCACTTTGATTCCGGAAAATGGAACAATAAGATGCTTCCATTAGCTGCAGAGTACCTTCAATACCTGGGAACCAATGATAAGTCATCGGAAACTATTAGCAGAGAATTCTATAAACTTGCATCAAGCTTTAAAGTAAGTGCAGGGAACGAGGAAACTTATGTTTCTCTGGAAGGTTTGAATGAAAACTTCGATAAAACGATTGCTTTATTTGAAGATCTGATTAAAAACTGTAAAGCAGACCAGGCAGCATTAGATGCGTACAAAGCAAGACTTAAGAAAGCCAGAGCCAACGCAAAGCAGAATAAAGCCACCATCATGGCCGGATTAAGAAGCTACGCTCAATATGGAGCACAGAATCCGTTCAACAATGTTTTAAGTGATTCTGAACTTGATGCTTTGAAAGCTGAAGACCTTGTGAATATCCTTCATGATCTATTCAACTTCAAACATAGAGTTTTGTATTATGGACCTAAAACCGGAGCTGAGACGGTAGCTTCTTTAAAACCTATTCATAAACTTCCTTCAGCGCTTAAGGAACTTCCAAAGACAAAAACCTTTGAACAGATCCCGACAGATAAGAACAAAGTTCTATTTGCTCATTACGACATGGTACAGGCTGAAATTTTCTGGGCAAGAAACTCTGAACAGTACAACGCCGGTATTACCCCTACAGTAAGTTTATTCAATAACTATTTCGGAGGCGGAATGGGATCTATTGTTTTCCAGACGATCAGAGAGTCTAAAGCACTAGCCTATTCTACTTATTCCTATTTTGCTCTTCCAAGTAAGAAAGCAGATAAAAACTCTATTATGGCGTATGTGGGGACTCAGGCTGATAAATTCAACGAAGCTTCTTCTGCCATGAATGAACTCCTGACTACCCTTCCAAAGTCTGAGCAATTGTTTGAAACAGCCAAAAGCGGATTGAAAAAAACAATCGCATCTGAAAGAATTTCTCAGGATGGTATCATTTTCTCTTATCTGAAAGCCCAAAGACTTGGAAATAACGCTGATATAAGAAAGAATGTCTACGAACAGGCACCTAAATTGTCATTTGCAGACATCAACACTTTCCATGATAACGAGATGAAAAACAAAAACTACACCTATTGTATCGTGGCATCACAAGACAAAGTAAATGAAGCCGATATGCAGAAATTAGGAGAGATTAAAAAACTCAATTTAACTGAAATATTTGGTTATTAAAATAACAAAAAGCCCTGGTTTCAGGGCTTTTTATTTAACAACACATCAAAAACAATTATAGATTTTATTTATCAAAAACTATTTGTTCGATAGATAAAACTTCTCTATATTTGCATCAGAAATTTAAATATAAAAACAGAAAATTATGTCTTTAGTAGGAAAAAAATTCCCGAATTTAACAATCGACGCAATGTCTGAAATGGGTGACGATTTAAGAATCAACATCCTTGAAGAAGCTACTAACAACCAACAAAAAGTTCTTTTGTTCTGGTACCCTAAAGATTTCACTTTCGTATGCCCTACTGAGCTTCACGCTTTTCAGGAAGCTTTAGGTGAATTCGAAAAAAGAAACACTAAAGTAATTGGTGCTTCTTGTGATACAAACGAAGTACACTTCGCTTGGTTAAACACACCAAAAGATAACGGAGGTATTGAAGGAGTAACTTACCCACTTTTAGCTGATACTCACAGACAATTAGCAAACACTTTAGGAATTGTAGATCAGGATTTCGAATACAATGAAGAAGGAGAAGAAGTATTCACAGGTTCTAACGTAACTTACAGAGCAACTTACCTTATCGACGAAACTGGAAAAATCTTCCACGAAGCGGTAAATGACATGCCTCTAGGTAGAAACGTAAAAGAATTCTTAAGATTAATTGACGCTTACACTCACGTTCAAAAACACGGTGAAGTATGTCCTGCAAACTGGGAAGAAGGTAAAGATGCTATGAAAGCAGACAGAACTTCTACAGCAGAATACTTAGCTAAGAACTAATATAATGTGTTAATTTGAAAATGAGATAATTTGAAAATTAATCTCAGAATGGTTAAAAATTATCTCATTTTCTCCTTTACAAAGCATTAGCACATTTTCAAATTAACAAATTTTCAAATTACAATCATGTACACAGAATTAACCGAAGATACATTACAGAATATCGTAAACGACAACGAAAAAGTAGTTGTTCAATATGGCGCAACATGGTGCGGAAACTGCAGAATTATGAAGCCAAAATTCAAAAAATTAGCATCTGAGAACGAATCTATTCCTTTCTTATATGTAGATGCTGAGAAACTTCCTGAAAGCAGAAAATTAGCAAAAGTAGACAACTTACCTACATTCGCTATCTTTAAAAATGGTGAATTGGTAAACCAGGTTCAATCTAACCAGGCTGAAAGTTTAATTAACCTTTTTAACGAATTAGCATAATGAAATTACCAGTAATCAGACAATTCTACCAGAATCAGACTCCTGAGAACCTAGAAAAAACATTAGAAGTTCTTGAAAGCTTCTGCGAATTCAGAGGAACAAGTGACGAGGATTTAAATGTTGCAGGAGAACTTATTACCAACATTTGCGGAGCTTTGGAGGTTCACGCTAACGTACAAAACGGAATGAGCGAAAAAGATGCTTTAAACTCTTTTGCACAAAAGGTTTTAGGATCTATTGATAAGTAGTTTTTATCATTTAATATTCTATAAAAACACAAAAGATCTGAGGTTTTCCTCAACACCATACTTCCCTATTCTTTACCTCTTACTCTACTTTCTTATCTGAAACAAAACTCCGGCAGCTTACCCAAGCCTACCGAAGTGATATTCAGTATTGAATAGTTAAAGAATATCCAATAAAATCCCGGTGAAATGTCATCAGGATTTTTTGGGTTCACGGCTTATTACAATTATCTTCATTCCGACGAAAGAGAACCCTAAACATTGCTTCGATTCTTCATTTTACTCCGTACTTCCAGAATGACACACCGCAATAAATTGAGATAAGTACATCCATTTAAATGCTAATTTCCTAGTGTTCTTTCGCACCAATTTACGATGGTTTTGATGTTGAATTTTGACCTATCCTTGACAAGGATCGTAAAGTCTAATCCTCGAATATTGAATCATAGGTTCAATACAGTCAAAAAAAATTAAGAATACTTTTCAAATCGGCTCTATCTGCAAAATCTGCGAGAGTAATAAAAACCTTCCCAACATCAGATTTCGGAATAAAAAAATCCTGATGAAAAAAATCACCAGGACTATTATTTAATACTAATTAGATATTCGAATTAGCTTCTTCTACTCATCAGAATATTCAGGATATACCAGAATAAAAGCATAATAGAAGCAAAAAGCTGTAATGCTGCCCCCACATACTGATTCGTAGCATAAGAGTCTTTCAGCTTACTGGTTTGATATAAAATCGCTGCAGAAGCAAGAATGACCATTCCTACAGAGAACCACAATCCAAGATTAAATCCAAAAGCCATTCCTCCAACAATTAATCCGATTGAAATAAATCCTCCGATAATGATAATATTTCTTAAAAAAGAAAAATCTCTCTTGGAAGTAAAAGCAACCGCAGAAATACCTGCAAACATTGCTACCGTTAAAGTAGCTGCCTGGAAGATGATATTAGCACCGCCAGCAATATTAGTAGCTATAAAAAGCAATGGTAAAAAAATCACCGCCTCTAGTACAATATAAAACCCTAACCCAAGATACTGAGTAGACTGACTTTGCGAAAGTGACCATTTAGAGGCTAAAATAGAAGCCAGCCAGAAAACACCGATAATCAACAGCCAGGTGAATCTTCCACTGAACATCATTGCGATAATCTCTGCAGGTACAGTCTTCAACAAAATAGTCTCAACTCCAATAAATGCAAGAATTGATAATGCAACATGCAAATAGGTCTTCTTGTAAAAATTCGCTTTCTCCACTTCCGAAGAATGAGCGACTAAAACATCTGTCATCATAGTTAATATTTTTTTATTAATCGAAATTTATTTATCCTTTTTAACAGGCAATACGCCCAGAATCTTCCCATCATCTTCAAATACAACACTTATCACTTCTTTTGACGAAGAATCTCCGGCATATTTGTATTTAATATTAGGGTGACTGACACCATCCATCGTTACATAATAGCCTACTTTTAAAATCTCAAGTTTTTTATTGGGATCAATACCATCCCTTACTTTTTTAAGAACATCTTCTGTGACAATTTCCTTTACCTTATCAGCAAGCGTTTCGTTCACCGTTTTATAATCCGAAGATTGCAAAGCGGTAATAAACTTCTGAAAATTATCATTATAAATATTGACTTTATCCTTACTTATGGTAGCCGGCTGTTCTTTCTTCTGATTGTTCTCAACCTTCAGCCCTGTGACTTTCTGAGCAAACATTACCTGTGTGCCAACAATCGCCAGACCTAAAAATATTTTTTTCATAGTATTCGTTTTGTAATTGGGTGAAATAGTGATGGAAGATACGAAAATCAGACCAGTTCTAAAAACTTCATCGTATCCACATTGTCTGCATAAGTATCCAGACCCGGATTTTGCGCTTCACCAAAAGAAATTGAGTTTAATCTTAACTCTTCTTTAGCTACTACACACTGAATATTTTCATCGTTTTCAGCGATAAAGTTTTTAACATCATCCAATGATTCGTATCGGCTGAAATTAATCACAGAAAGCGGACTGAACAACTTATCATCTTCTTTCAGCATCACGAAGTTGTTATCCCAGAATTTCTCCAGATTCAAAAGATAAACAGCTCTGTTATAATCATAATTATTAGCATATTTATTATGATTGATAATATCCTTGAACCCTAAAAAGTTTTCAAACAATCTGTCGATCACAAAATCCTGAGGAATGAAAATCCTCGTTACATTTCTGCATCCCAATCCAAAATATTGGAAAATATCTTTTGCTAAAAGCTGGAGTTCTTCATCAGTTTCATCTCCTTTCAAAACAGCAACAGAAGTTCTGTTTTTACGGATAATACTCAAATGATTTTTAAAATAATACTCAAGATATCTTGCGGTATTATTACTTCCGGTAGCAATAACGGCATCAAAATTCTCTAATTTCTCTACAAATTCAAACTGAACCTCGCCTCCGGAAAATTCCTTCCACTTTTTTAATAAGAACGGAATCAAATATTGATCCTTAGATGACAGCTTAATTAAAGGGATATGATTACTGAGCACAACAGAAATCACGTCATGAAACCCTACCAAAGGAATATTTCCGGCTAAAATCAATCCTACTCTCTTGGAAATTTTAGAGATTGAATAATTTTTAAGCCAGTTTTTAATATTTTCTTCCGTAAGAAGATCCGACCATTGTTGCAAAGCAAATTTCTGATTATCAACCGTAAACCACGGATTTCCTATTTCAGATTTCTTTAATAATAATTCAATATTTACATCATCTTCATTGTGATCTTCCGTTTTCCTCGATAAAAACGCCTTTATATAATCACTTAATTTAATAAGTCCTAAAACTTGATTTTCGGTATTCATAATTACTTTAAAATTGGGGAATATTTTGTAATTTTGTGCAAATTTAAAAAAAATTAGCGATGGCTATTAAAATAACTGATGAATGCATTAATTGTGGGGCTTGTGAACCGGAATGTCCAAACAATGCAATATATGAAGGAGCTGTAGATTGGAAAGCTTCTGATGGAACGTCTCTTCAAGGGACGATTACAATGCCGTCAGGACTTACTGTAGATGCAGATGCAGCACAGGAGCCAGTAAGTGATGATGTTTATTTTATCGTAACTGACAAATGTACTGAATGTAAAGGTTTCCATGAAGAGCCACAGTGTGCAGCAGTATGTCCGGTAGACTGCTGTGTTCCGGATGAAGACCATGTAGAATCTGAAGAAGCACTGCTTAATAAAAAAGCATTCTTACACGGCGAATAAAAATAATTCCGTCTCATCATCTGTGAGGCGGCTTTTTTTGATCAAAACCCAACCTAACCAAAAAAATAAAGCGACAGGAATTTAAATTTCTAAAGCAACCAAAAAATAAAAATATGAACAAAAAGCACAACTTCAGCGCAGGGCCATGTATCTTACCACAAGAGGTATTTGAAAAATCAGCACAGGCAATCTTGGACTTTAACGGTATCGGATTATCTCTTCTTGAAATTTCGCACAGAAGTAAAGATTTCGTTGCAGTAATGGACGAAGCACGTGCAATTGTAAAAAGACTGATGAACCTGGGTGATGATTATGAGGTACTTTATTTAGGAAGCGGAGCAAGTATGCAGTTTGCGATGGTGCCTTACAATCTAATGAAAGTAGGCGGAAAAGCAGCTTATCTTGATACAGGAACATGGGCAGCCGGAGCCATCAAAGAAGCAAAAAAACTAGGAACTGTAGATGTAGTGGGCTCTTCAAAAGAAGAAAACTATTCTTTCATTCCTAAAAATTATACGGTAGGTTCGGAATACGATTATTTCCACTGTACCTCCAACAATACAATTTATGGAACTCAGATGAAATCATTTCCTGAAGTGGACACCCTGATGGTGTGTGACATGAGTTCTGATATTTTCTCAAGACAACTTGATTTTTCAAAATTTGACTTAATCTATGCCGGAGCTCAGAAAAATATGGGACCTGCAGGAGTTACTTTAGTCGTTATCAAAAAAGAAATCCTTGGAAAAACAGGAAGAGAAAATATGCTGTCTATGCTTGATTATTCTCAGCATATTTCCAAAGAGTCAATGTACAATACTCCACCGGTATTTCCTATCTATGCATCTCTGTTAACACTACAATACCTTGAAAACAATGGTGGAATTGCAGCAGCAGAACAGAGAAATGAAGCCAAAGCTAAGCTTTTATATGATGAAATTGACAGCAATCCATTATTTGAAACGTTCTGCGTGAAAGAAGACCGTTCATTAATGAATGTTTCTTTCAAAATTACAGATGAAAGTAAAAAAGAGGAGTTTGATAATGCATGGAAAGCTGCAGGAATCAGTGGACTTAACGGTCACAGAAGCCTTGGTGGCTACAGAGCCAGTTTATATAATGCCTTACCTATTGAAAGCGTACAGGTATTGGTGGATGTAATGAAATCTATCAAATAATTTAAGCATTTAAAAATTCAAAGATTGAAAGATTTAAAAACAGTTAATTTAAATTTATTAATTTGCACCCCAGTTTTAAAATTTTGAAATATTTAAATCTTTCAATCTTTAAATCCAATAACACATGAAAGTTTTAGCAAACGATGGAATCTCAAAAGCAGGAGAACAGGCTTTAAAAAACGCCGGAATTGAAATTCTGGACAATAGAGTAGCCCAAGATCACGTTATTAATTTTATCAACGATAATAATGTAGATGTTCTTCTTGTAAGAAGCGCCACAAAAGTAAGGCAAGACCTGATTGATGCCTGTCCGGGACTTAAGATCATAGGTCGTGGCGGTATTGGAATGGATAATATTGATGTTGAATATGCAAAAAGTAAGGGGATTAAAATAATCAATACCCCAACAGCATCTTCAAAATCTGTTGCTGAGTTGGTTTTTGGACACTTCATCGCATTAGCCAGATTCCTTCACGAATCAAACAGACTGATGCCTTTGGAAGGAGAAACTCATTTCAATGCCATGAAAAAGTCATTCAGCAATGCTTATGAACTTTCAGGAAAAACATTAGGAGTAATCGGCTTTGGAAGTATTGGCCAGGAAGTCGTAAAAATAGGAATCGCATTAGGGATGAAAATACAGGTTCTGACAAGAAGCCCAAAAACAGAAGTTCTTACTTTGAATTTCTTTGACGGGCAGTCGGTAAACTTTGAAATCACTTCCACCAATGATATGGACGCTTTCCTTAAAGAATCAGATTTCATCAGCATCAATACCCCAAAAACGAATGAGTACATTATAGACACCCCACAATTTGAAAAAATGAAAGATGGAGTTTATATTGTAAATACTGCAAGAGGCGGTGTGATAAATGAAGTGACACTAATTGATTTTATCGAGTCAGGAAAAGTAGCAGGAGCTGCATTGGACGTTTTTGAAAGCGAGCCCAATCCTGAACTTCCTTTACTGATGAATCCCGCACTCTCACTCTCTCCTCATGTAGGCGGGAATACGGTAGACGCGCAAGAGAAAATCGGTATCGAACTTGCAGAACAAATTATTAAGCTACAAAAAGAAACTATAAGATAAATATGCCTGTTTTTAAACCTTTCCGTGGAATAAGACCTCACAGAGATTTTGAGGATACTTTCCCTACCCATCCACTGGATAATTTTACCCAGGAAGAAATAGCAGAAAAAGCTCAAGTTGAAAATACTTACATCAACATGATAAAGCCCTATGTTGTAAGTAAATCTAAGGATGTAGACCGAAATCTGAGAAAGATCCGTTCCACATTTGAAGAACTTCTGGACGAAAAGAAACTCGTTCAGGATAATTCTGCATATTATCTTTATGAACAAATATATCCTAACAAGCAAATTTTCAGAGGACTTTTAGGTCTTGCCAGTATTGAAGATTTCTGGAATGGAAAAATCAAAAGGCACGAAAGTACCATTCCTCAGAAAAAAGAAAAGCTGGCTCATTACCTTGAAAAAGTAAATCTTCAGGCTGAACCAGTATTGCTAACCTACCCTGCCAACTCGAAAATTGAGTTGTTGATGAACCATGAAGAAAAGAATGTTCCAATTTTCAATCATATAGATACAATTGGAATCAGACATAAAATCTGGAGAATAGACAACCGTTTGAAACTTCAACAGTTTAAAGAAGTCATCGATCAGATTGATTCATTCTACATTGCTGACGGACACCATAGAATTGG
This Chryseobacterium sp. G0162 DNA region includes the following protein-coding sequences:
- a CDS encoding peroxiredoxin, whose amino-acid sequence is MSLVGKKFPNLTIDAMSEMGDDLRINILEEATNNQQKVLLFWYPKDFTFVCPTELHAFQEALGEFEKRNTKVIGASCDTNEVHFAWLNTPKDNGGIEGVTYPLLADTHRQLANTLGIVDQDFEYNEEGEEVFTGSNVTYRATYLIDETGKIFHEAVNDMPLGRNVKEFLRLIDAYTHVQKHGEVCPANWEEGKDAMKADRTSTAEYLAKN
- a CDS encoding thioredoxin family protein, yielding MYTELTEDTLQNIVNDNEKVVVQYGATWCGNCRIMKPKFKKLASENESIPFLYVDAEKLPESRKLAKVDNLPTFAIFKNGELVNQVQSNQAESLINLFNELA
- a CDS encoding DUF6952 family protein, with the translated sequence MKLPVIRQFYQNQTPENLEKTLEVLESFCEFRGTSDEDLNVAGELITNICGALEVHANVQNGMSEKDALNSFAQKVLGSIDK
- a CDS encoding Bax inhibitor-1 family protein; protein product: MMTDVLVAHSSEVEKANFYKKTYLHVALSILAFIGVETILLKTVPAEIIAMMFSGRFTWLLIIGVFWLASILASKWSLSQSQSTQYLGLGFYIVLEAVIFLPLLFIATNIAGGANIIFQAATLTVAMFAGISAVAFTSKRDFSFLRNIIIIGGFISIGLIVGGMAFGFNLGLWFSVGMVILASAAILYQTSKLKDSYATNQYVGAALQLFASIMLLFWYILNILMSRRS
- a CDS encoding peptidylprolyl isomerase, with translation MKKIFLGLAIVGTQVMFAQKVTGLKVENNQKKEQPATISKDKVNIYNDNFQKFITALQSSDYKTVNETLADKVKEIVTEDVLKKVRDGIDPNKKLEILKVGYYVTMDGVSHPNIKYKYAGDSSSKEVISVVFEDDGKILGVLPVKKDK
- a CDS encoding acyl-CoA reductase, which produces MNTENQVLGLIKLSDYIKAFLSRKTEDHNEDDVNIELLLKKSEIGNPWFTVDNQKFALQQWSDLLTEENIKNWLKNYSISKISKRVGLILAGNIPLVGFHDVISVVLSNHIPLIKLSSKDQYLIPFLLKKWKEFSGGEVQFEFVEKLENFDAVIATGSNNTARYLEYYFKNHLSIIRKNRTSVAVLKGDETDEELQLLAKDIFQYFGLGCRNVTRIFIPQDFVIDRLFENFLGFKDIINHNKYANNYDYNRAVYLLNLEKFWDNNFVMLKEDDKLFSPLSVINFSRYESLDDVKNFIAENDENIQCVVAKEELRLNSISFGEAQNPGLDTYADNVDTMKFLELV
- a CDS encoding 4Fe-4S binding protein, whose protein sequence is MAIKITDECINCGACEPECPNNAIYEGAVDWKASDGTSLQGTITMPSGLTVDADAAQEPVSDDVYFIVTDKCTECKGFHEEPQCAAVCPVDCCVPDEDHVESEEALLNKKAFLHGE
- the serC gene encoding 3-phosphoserine/phosphohydroxythreonine transaminase — protein: MNKKHNFSAGPCILPQEVFEKSAQAILDFNGIGLSLLEISHRSKDFVAVMDEARAIVKRLMNLGDDYEVLYLGSGASMQFAMVPYNLMKVGGKAAYLDTGTWAAGAIKEAKKLGTVDVVGSSKEENYSFIPKNYTVGSEYDYFHCTSNNTIYGTQMKSFPEVDTLMVCDMSSDIFSRQLDFSKFDLIYAGAQKNMGPAGVTLVVIKKEILGKTGRENMLSMLDYSQHISKESMYNTPPVFPIYASLLTLQYLENNGGIAAAEQRNEAKAKLLYDEIDSNPLFETFCVKEDRSLMNVSFKITDESKKEEFDNAWKAAGISGLNGHRSLGGYRASLYNALPIESVQVLVDVMKSIK
- a CDS encoding D-2-hydroxyacid dehydrogenase, which translates into the protein MKVLANDGISKAGEQALKNAGIEILDNRVAQDHVINFINDNNVDVLLVRSATKVRQDLIDACPGLKIIGRGGIGMDNIDVEYAKSKGIKIINTPTASSKSVAELVFGHFIALARFLHESNRLMPLEGETHFNAMKKSFSNAYELSGKTLGVIGFGSIGQEVVKIGIALGMKIQVLTRSPKTEVLTLNFFDGQSVNFEITSTNDMDAFLKESDFISINTPKTNEYIIDTPQFEKMKDGVYIVNTARGGVINEVTLIDFIESGKVAGAALDVFESEPNPELPLLMNPALSLSPHVGGNTVDAQEKIGIELAEQIIKLQKETIR
- a CDS encoding DUF1015 domain-containing protein; the encoded protein is MPVFKPFRGIRPHRDFEDTFPTHPLDNFTQEEIAEKAQVENTYINMIKPYVVSKSKDVDRNLRKIRSTFEELLDEKKLVQDNSAYYLYEQIYPNKQIFRGLLGLASIEDFWNGKIKRHESTIPQKKEKLAHYLEKVNLQAEPVLLTYPANSKIELLMNHEEKNVPIFNHIDTIGIRHKIWRIDNRLKLQQFKEVIDQIDSFYIADGHHRIGSTALNAKKHKDKNKRHNGTELYNFVYSFIVSNQSIKIHDYNRILHDLNGLSTEQFLKELEQYFLIHEKGETSYFPSQKFHISMYLDGKFYSLHVKHDLRSKEMSLDNLDHHLLDKYIFKGILKIEDPDSSDLISYVKGTSNISGINILKEKVDSGEGKAGFGIYPVSFNDMIKISDLKLSMPPKCTFIEPKLITALLMYDMKP